The Myxococcus fulvus genomic interval TCGAATCGCCGCCCAGGCGCAGGCCGCCGCCGCCAAGGTGAAGGAGAAGGCCGCGCAGAAGCCCCAGCCCCAGCAGACGCTCACCGCGTTCGAGGGGCCTCGGAAGGTGGGGGCGGAGCGGCTGACGGGACAGAAGGCCTCTCCCGTGGCCAAGGGCCCGCTCGACGCCGCGCCCGCGGACCCGAAGGCGCGCGCGGGCTGGTGGAAGCAGCTGTCCCCCACGGAGCAGATGCAGGCGGTCAGCTCGGACCCGAAGAAGGTCGGCTCCCTGGATGGCCTGCCCGCGTCCGTGCGTGACACCGCGAACCGCCAGCAGCTCAAGAACGAGCTGACCCAGCTCACCGCCGAGGCCGACAAGGCCAAGAAGGACTACCTGGACAACCGCTCGCTGGGAGACAAGCTGCGCGACGCGCTCCGCCCGGGCAGTGCCGCGGACGAGCCGGCCGAGAAGTTCCTCCCGGAGGCGAAGCGGCACCAGCTGGAGAACGCGCGGGCGGTGCAGAAGCAGCTGGAGCGGACGGAGAAGGAGGTCGGCTCCGCGCAGCTGCTCGTCTATGACTCCGCCTTCGTCAAGGGCGAGGGGCGCGCGGCCATCGTCGCCGGCAACCTGGACACGGCCAAGCACGTGTCGGTGAGCGTGCCCGGGCTCAACTCGGACGTGCGCGACTACATGGACAACATCACCAGCGACGCGCTGAACCTGCACAAGGCCGCGGGCAAGGAGCATGGCGAGGTCGCGACGGTGGCGTGGATGGGCTACGACGCGCCGGGCTTCCAGAACGTGGCGTCCGACAACGCCGCGGAGAATGGCGCGAAGCTGCTGGCCGCGGACGTGGCAGGCATCCGTGCCAGCCGCGAGGGCAACCAGCCCCACCTGACGGTGATTGGCCACAGCTACGGCAGCACCACCGCCTCCATCGCCGCGGACAAGAACGGCCTCCAGGCGGATGACCTGGTGCTCATCGGCAGCCCGGGCGCTGGCAGCGCGAAGTCGGTGAAGGACTACGACGGGCCGCTCGCCAACGGGCACGTCTGGTCCGGCTCGGCCAGCCGGGACTTCGTCTCCTGGCTCAACGGCAGCAACCTGCCGGGAGACCCGCTGGGCCAGGACCCGACCGAGAACCTGTTCGGCGCGAAGCGCTTCACCGCCGAGGCGACGGACCGCGGGGACAAGAGCAACTTCGAGGACCACTCCAAGTACTACCGCGCCGGCTCCGAGTCCCTGGGCAACCTGGCCGACATCGTCACCGGCAACTACGGCGGTGTGGACTCGGCGAAGCACCGCTACGGCGAGCACGACTGGTTCAAGGGCAACCGCGTCATCGACCCGGAGACCCAGCGCCCCGTGTCGTGATGCAGCCCGTGTGACTCGAGGCAGGTCCAGCGTGTCCTCGAGTTCATCGTGTCCGCTCCGGGGACGTCAGCCGAAGCGCTCCTTGAGCACGGCCGCGTAGCTGCGGCTGAGCGGCAGCGGTGACTCGACGCCGCGCAGGTACACGTCGCCGCCACCGCCAAGGCCCCGGTCCACGCGCTCGACGAGCGTCAGGTTGACCAGGGCGGAGCGGTGGATGCGCGCGAAGGTCCGCTCCGGCAGCCGGGTCTCCCACTCCTTCAGGGGCCGAGGCGAGAGCGTGCACGTCCCGTCCACCGTCACCAGCTCCACGTAGTCGCCCGCGCCGCGCAGGCAGACCAGCTGGTCCACCCGCACGAAGCGCGACTTGGCACCGTTCTCCAGGAACAACATGTCCGTCTCGGTCAGCTTGTGGCGCGAGGGCGCTTGCGCGGCAGCCGGCTTGTCCTTCTCCGCGTCCTCCAGTCGCGCCAGCGTCCGGGCCAGCCGCTCCGGGTGCACGGGCTTGAGCAGGTAGTCGAGCGCATTGACCTCGAACGCCCGGAGCGCGTGCGCGTCGAAGGCCGTCACGAAGATGACCTCCAGGCGAGGCTCGGGCAGCCGGGCGAGCAGGTCGAACCCACTCTCCCCCGGCATCTGCACGTCCAGGAACAAGAGCTCCGGCTTCAGCTCGTCGATTCGCGCGAGCGCGCTGGCCACGCTGTCCGCCTCGCCCACCACCTTCACGTGGGGGAAGGGCGTCAGCATCTCGCGCAGCTCGGCGCGCGCCAGCCGTTCGTCATCCACCAGCAACGCGCGCAGCGGGTGCGTCATGTGACTCCTCGGCGAGAATCGGGGTCCACTCCTGGGCGGGCAGCTCCACGCGGACGCGCACCCAGCCCTCCTCCTCGGAGGTCTCCAGTCGCGCGCGCTCCGCGTAGAGCTGGGCCAGCCGCTCGCGCACGTTGCGAAGGCCGGTGCCCGTGCCCTCGGGGCCCATCTCCCGGGCGGGCGGCGCCCACACGCCGGTGTTCTCCACCAGGATGCGCAGCACGTCCTGCTCCCGCGTGACTCCCAGCCGCACCCGCACCGGCAGCTTCCCCGACGCCAGCCCGTGCTTCACCGCGTTGTCCACCAGCGGCTGGATGAGGAACGCCGGCACGGAGAGCCGCTCGGTGCCCGGCATCACCGACACGTGCACGTCCAGCTTCTCCTCGAAGCGCACCGACTCGATGCTCAGGTAGTTGCGCACCATGGCGAGCTCCTCCTCCAGGGGCACGTGCGGGCTGTCCCCCTTCTGGAGCGAGAAGCGCAGGAAGTCCGCCATCTCCGTGACCATGCGTTTGGCGCGCGCCGGGTCCTCGCCAATCAGCGCGCGGACCGACGTCAGCGCGTTGAACAGGAAGTGCGGACGCACCTGGTGCCGCAGCGACGCCAGCCGCGCCTCCTGCGCCAGGGTGTCCGCCTTCAGCGCTCGCTCGCGCTCGTCCTGCCACGCCCGGGCGTGCTTGATGCCGAAGTACAGCCCGCTCCAGCCCAGCAACGTCACCGCGTAGTCGAGCGCGGACCGGGCGAACATCATGCGGTTGGTGCGCCAGTTGTATGTGTCATACAGCCACGTGGCCCACACCTCGGCGAGGACCATCCACAGCACGCCGAACGTCGCGCTGGTGACCATGGCCCAGGCGGCCTGACGGGTGAAGCCGCCGGGGAACAGGCGCTGGTAGCCCAGCCGCATCAGCGAGGTGAGCAGCAGGCCGAACATCGCCCGGCTGCCCTTGGCGATGAGCAGGTGCGCCGCCCGCCCATCGGAGGCGGCCGCGGGCAGGAAGGTGACGATGAGCAGGAGCGCGTAGAGCCCCCAGCCACCGAACTGCATCGGCCAGAAGGAGGGCCTCGACGCCGCGCGGGAGTCCATGCGCGGCAGGGTACCAGAGGGCCCCGGGCCCGAGGGCGGACGGGCATGTTCGCCTGGCTGCCTCATCGCCCGAGCATCGAGCGCAGCAGCGCGGCGAAGGCGGTCATCTCCTCCACCGTGCCCACCGTCAGCCGCAGGCGCGCGGCGTCCGCGGCGATGGGGACGTTGGGCTGGGTCGTCAGGTGGAAGCCGTGGGGAGCGAAGCGCACGGGCAGGTCCAGCAGCTCCGGAGGCAGGGGCATCCAGACGAAGTTGGCGTGGCCCGGCACGTACTTCATCCCCACGGTGTCCAGGGCCTTGGTGGTGATGCGGCGCGCGTCGGTGATGAGCTTGCGGATGCGCGGCACGAAGGCCTTGTCCTGGAGGCTGGCGAGCGCGGCCTCGATGGACACGGCGTTGGGCAGCGTCATCTGCCGCTCGGAGAGCTTCTTCACGAGCGCGGGCTGGGCCAGCGCGTAACCCACGCGCATGCCGGCGAGCCCGTGAATCTTGGAGAAGGAGCGGGTGATGATGACGTCCTTCCCCGCGCGCACCTGGTCGACCATGGAGAGGCCCGGCGCGGGCTCCAGGTATTGGATGTAGACCTCGTCCACCAGCACGGTGGCGCGGGGGGCCACGGCCTCGCAGAAGGCGCGCAGCCGGCCCGAGTCGACGATGGTGCCGGTGGGGTTGTTGGGATTGCAGACCGAGACGAGCTTCGTGCCCGCGTCCACGCGCGCCGCGAGCGCGTCCAGGTCGTGCGTCATCGTGGCGTCGAGGGGGACCCGCTGGACCTTGCCTCCGGCCCGCTCGGCGTAGGTGGCCACGATGGGGAAGGACGGGTCGGGACAGATGACGCCGCCGCCTCCGGACGCGAACTCGTTGGCGATGAGCACCAGCGCCTCGAAGGCGCCCGCGGTGAGCAGGACGTGCTCCGACGTCAGCCCCTCCTGCTCGGCGATGAGGCGCTTGAGCGCGTCGACGCGGTCCTGTGAGGCATAGCGGCTGGAGAGGTGCAGCGACTCGCGCATCACCCGCAGGGCGCCCTCGCAGGGGCCGTAGCGGTTCTCGTTGAAGAAGAGGCGGACGGGGTCCTGGCTCCAGTTCTTGCGAGGGGCGGGCGCCGCCATCGACAGCTCGGGGCGGACCACGAGCGCGGCGGCGGCGCCGGCGAGGAGGGCCCGGCGGGTGGGAAGGGGGTGGGGCACGAGGGTTCTCCCTGCGCGAGTGGGCGGGGTGTGGGTTCGCGCCTGGGGGAGGTTAGACGTTTCCGCGGGCTTCCGGAGGAGGGGCATCTGTGAGGCGCACCCGGCGTCGGTGAGTGGCGAGCCGCGTCGACGAGCTGCGGCATTCCTCGGGCGTACAGCCGGGATGGACGCAGCACCTTTCGCGCGTCGATTCCCGAGAATGTGATGGGGAGGCTTCGAGCCATGTCTTTCGATTCCGTCAGCCGTATCCGTCGTTCGGTGGTGGAGTTGCCCAGACGGACTCCGCCGCCTCCGCCCGCAGAGGCGAAGCCCGCCGCGAAGCCCACGGGCTACTCCCAGGCGGACACCTTCGAGGCGAAGCCCGCCGCCGAGTCCTCGGCGCCCGCCGGCAACACCTGGTCCGGAGATTTGCCGTTGTCGGAGGCCCGCAACGCGCACCGCACCAACACGAAGGAGGAGTTCCAGGCCGCGCTCGACAGCGACGCCAACTGGTTCGAGGGGATGTCCGCAAGGAGATCAACAACGACACGCCGGAGATGCGTCACGACAAGGCGCACGAGGACGGCGACAACCTCACCCTCAATGAATGGCTGACGATGGGGAAGGAGTCCGGGCGCGGGCTCAAGCTCGACATCAAGGAGAGCGACCAGGTTCCGGCCGTCCTCGATGAAATCGAGAAGGTGGGCATCCCGCAGGACCGGCTGATGCTCAACCTGGGCTTCGAGGCCATGGAGAAGTGGGGGCCGGAGATTCGCGAGCGCTTCCCCGATGCCATCCTCGCCATCAACCCGCCGACCGAGGGCGAGGTGAAGGCCGCGGACGCCCGGAAGATGGTCGAGCAGGCCGAGGCGCTGGGCGGCCCCGTCACCTTCGTGGTGCGCCACGACAAGCTGTCGGACGAGGCCATCGAGACCTTCCTGCCCGCGGGCCCCGTGTCCGTGTGGGGCGAGGCCGACGACCCGGTGAAGGCCGCCGAGGCGCTGCGCGAGCGGGGCGTCAACGGCGTCGTCGACATCGCCGGGCCCCACGGGAACAACTGGGGCGGCAAGGTGGACGCCGCGAAGAACTGGCTCCGCACGCAGTGGGACAAGGCCTTCGGCTGAAGTCACGCTGGCGGTGGACGGACGCCACCGCCAGGACTCAGGCGCGGGGCTGGGACTGCCGCAGCCACGCCACCGTGTCGCTCAGCGTCTGGCGGTGGGCGCGCGGCTGGTAGTCGAGCTCCTCGTGGCTCCACAGGGTCTTGAAGCCCCAGTGGCACGTGGACATCTCGAGCACGACGGGGTCCGGCAGCTTCTTGAGCGGCACCTTCGAGCCCAGCTTCGCCAGGCCCTGCACGACGAGCGTGGGCACGTCGGGCTTGTCCACCTTGATGCCAGCGACCTCGCCCACGCGCTCGAAGAAGGTGCGCAGGGACAGGGACGTCCCGGGCAGGTGGTACGTGTCGCGCCAGGTGTCGCGCCTGGCCAGCCGCGCGAGCGCGTGCGCCACGTCGCGCACGTCGGTGAAGGCGATGCCGCCCGCGGGGATGAAGGGCAGCCGGCCGTTGAGCACGCGCGCGACGTTGGTCGTCGAGCGGCCCAGCGTGTCGCCCGGGCCGAGCAGCACCGGAGGCCGCACCACCGTCAGCTCCACGCCCAGCTGCTTCGCGAGCTTGCGCGACTGCTCCTCGGCGCGAATCTTCGACAGGTAGTAGGGCCAGCGGCCGACGACGCCCTCCGCGTAGAGCGAGTGTTCGTCCGCCTCGATGGTGGCGTGGGGGAAGCAGCCCACGGTGCCGGACGTCGACACCAGCACCATCCGGGCGTCGAGCGCCCTCGCCGCGCGCACCATCGCCAGCGAGCTCTCGATGTTGAAGCGCACCATCTCCTCGGCGTGGTGCCGGCTGTGGTGCACCATGCCCGCCGCGTGAATCACCACGCGCGTGCCCTTCGCCTGGGACAGCCACGCGTCGGGCTCCATCGGCGTGCCCGATATCTGCTGGGCCGGGGTGTCGAGCGGCGAGCGCACCAGCGCCACCGCGTCGTCGCCCAGCACCTCCAGCAGGTTGCGTCCCAGAAAGCCGCTGGCACCCGTGACGAGCGTCTTCACGACTGCACCTCGCCCCGCCACGCGCAGGCCTGCTGGAACTGGGCGAGCTGCGCCGCGTTCGGACCCCACTCGAGGTCGTCACCCGAGGGCTTCACGATGTCGAGCGACAAGAGCGCCTGCACCACGCCGTCCAGGTGCGGACGGTGCGCCACCGGCACGGCCTTCAGCTCGCAGGGCGCGCTCACCTTCGTCGCCTCCAGGTAGTCGCGCACCACGGGCTCGAAGAGCGCCTTCACCACCGCGTCGACGCGCACATCGCCCATCTCCGCCAGCGGCGTGGCGCACCAGCGGTAGCGCGACAGGTGCGTCTCCAGCGCGGGGTTGCCCGGCTGGCGCGCCAGCACGTCGCCCGCGAACCAGTTCTGCCACTGGTTGCGCAGCGAGTGCGCCAGCGTCGGAGTCAGGGGCGAGGGCACCGGCAGCTCGCTGGCGATGACGCGCCCGCCCCGCCGCTCGATGGCGTCCTTCAGCCACGCCTCGTCGACGCCCGGAATCGGGTGCTCGGCGAGGAACGCGCGCAGGTGGAAGCTGCTCACCGCGGTGTGGCGCTGCAGCTCGGCCATCACCGTGTGGCTCAGCGCGCGCACGTCCGTGTCCGGGCCCATGGCCTGGGGCTGTCCGCACGCCACGTGCACGCGGCCCAGCTGGACCTGTCCACGCGCCAGCTTGCCCAGCCACGACATGACGCCCGTGAGCGTCATCTTCGGGCGCGGCTTGCCGGACAGCTCCTCGCACAGCGAAGCCTCCTCCGGGAGCCGGTCGTAGGAGATGGCCACGGGCAGGACGACGAACTGGCGCCCCGTGTTCTGCAGGGCACGCAGCAGGCCCCGCTTGGGCGGCAGCATCAGCCGCGCGCGGCTGCGCTGACCCTCGATGAAGAACATGAGCGAGGCGTTCTTCTCGGTGAGCCGGCGCAGCTCCTCGCCCAGCTCCGGCACCTCGCGGCCCACGCCGCGCTTGATGAAGAAGGCCTGCGAGTCCTTGAGGATGGGCCCCACCACGGGGATTCGGCCGAACTCCTCCGCCGCGGCGATGTGCGGCATGGAGATGCCCAGCTCCGGGTGCTGGAAGCACAGGTAGCTGGTGAGCAGGAAGTCGAAGTAGCTGCGGTGCGTGGGCGCCAGCACCACCAGCGCGCCCGGGGGCACCTGCGCCATCGCGCGCTCGAACGAGGGCCGGTCGAACGTCACGTCGCTGGTGCAGTGGCGGAACGTCTTGCGCAGCGCATAGCCGAACACCTTGAGCGTGGTGTTGGCGGCCGGGCGCTCCTTGAGCCACGTGCTGTCCGCGCGCCCGTCATCGTGCTTGGGCCCGGCGAAGGACACCTGCGACTCGTCGCGCGACAGCAGGTGGCGGTACATGCCCTCGTTCACCACGCGCACGTACTCGCGCGGCTCGAAGCCGGGGACCTCCAGCGCAGAGGCGCGCACGAAGTCGAAGGTGTGGTGCGTGAAGTACGAGAAGCCCTCGTTGAGGTACTGGACCTTCTGGTCCGCGCGCACGAGCTTGCGCAGGGCCTTGCTCTGCCCGAGCACCGTCAGGGCGGCCTTCTGCAGCTGCACGGGCAGCTCGCGCCGCACCAGGTCGGCGGCGTCGAAGCCGTGGTCCTTGCGGCCGACGAACATGTCGGGCGCCTTCACCACGCCGGGGCGGTGCTTGAACCACTCGATGGTGGCCGCGGCCGCCATGTCGATGCGCAGCGCCCGCTGCACGCCCATGGTGGCGTGGACGATGGGCACCGGCTGGCCTTCGGCCGGCATGGGGCCGAACACCGCGCGCACCACCTCACTGGCCACCACGTCCACCGGCACCACGTCCAGGCGCACCGACGGGTCCGCGTTGAAGGCCCGCACCACGCCCAGGCCGCTGTACAAGAGGCACCCGGCGAGCGCGGCCGGGCTGTCGAGCCAGGCGGGGAAGGGCGTGCGGTGCGCGGCCGACACGATGCTGGGGCGCACGATGACCACGGGCACGTGGCCGCGCCGCTGGCAGATGAGGTGCTCGGCGACGCTCTTGGTGAGCGTATAGGTGTTGGGGTGGCCGGTGAGCGTCAGCCACTCGCGGCCGTCGCCTTCCGCCACCTGGAACGCCTCGTAGAGCTCCGAGGCGGGCTTGGGCAGGTGCGCCAGCCGCTCCTCGATGGGGCCGGGGCGCCAGACGCTGACGTACGCGGTCGACACGTCGACCATGCCCACGACCTTGGGGCACTCGCGCGCCAGCTCCAGCACGGACAGCGCGCTGCGGATGTTGGCGGACGTCGCCTGCGCGAGCGGCAGGTCGAACTCCACGCTCGCCGCGCAGTGCACCACGTGCGTGACGCTGCCACGCACGGCGTCCCGGTCCGTGGCGGACAGGCCGCAGGCGGGCTGCTCCAAATCCCCGCTCACCACGTCGACCTGCTGGGTCCAGCCGGCCGGCAGGCGCGAGAAGCAGGCGGCCTGGGCCACCTTGGCGAAGCGCTCGGTGGCCGACTGCACGCGGCCCTGACGGTCCTTGGACTCGCGGACCAGCACGGTGACGCGCTCGACGCCCTGGTGCAGCAGCGCCTCCAGCACCACCTTGCCGACGAAGCCGGTGACGCCGGTGAGAAAGACATGGCGGGACATCAGTGAGGCTCCTCGTTCGGGGTGAGCGCCACCGGGCCGTTGATGCCGCTGTTCGACGCGCCGAAGACGTTCTCCGGGTCGATGGCCGCCTTCACCTTGCGGTTCAGCGCCAGCGCGCCCTCGGAGTAGACCTCCGGCAGGAAGTCGCGGCGGATCTTGCCGACGCCGTGGTGGTGCGACAGCGAGCCGCCCGCGGCGAGGATCTCCTCGCGCGCCGCGTGCTCCAGCGCCGCGTAGGCGCCGACCGGGTCCTCCACGCCCTTCGCGTAGAAGCCCAGGTAGAAGTAGATGACCACACCCGTCTGGTAGACCTGGGTGAGGCGGCCGGTGAAGAACACCTTGCCGGGCAGCTTCAGCGCGGCGTGCTCCTTCTCCACCCGGCGCTGCACGCGCTCGTAGAGCTCCAGCGCGCGGCTCCACGGCACGCTCGTCTCGAAGCTCTCCGCGATGGCCCAGTGCTCGAAGGTGAGGTCGCGGATGTAGGCGATGCCGAAGGTGAGCTGGTAGCCGCGCTCGCCGTTGGCGCCGCCGCCCTTCATGCCGCCGTGCGCGGCGGCGATGCGGTAGAGCGTCTTCTCCTGGAAGTCGACCTCCTCGCGCGAGCCCTCGAACACGATGGTCGCCACCGCGAGCTTGTACGGGTCGAAGCCCTTGAGCTTCGTGACGACGACCTTCTCCAGCTCGCTCTTGAGCTTCGCCGCCAGCCCGTGCTTGGCGGGCTTGAGCGCCTGGCCGAAGTGGAACTGG includes:
- a CDS encoding alpha/beta hydrolase; amino-acid sequence: MAPISSVDRGAAEAARRRAEAARIAAQAQAAAAKVKEKAAQKPQPQQTLTAFEGPRKVGAERLTGQKASPVAKGPLDAAPADPKARAGWWKQLSPTEQMQAVSSDPKKVGSLDGLPASVRDTANRQQLKNELTQLTAEADKAKKDYLDNRSLGDKLRDALRPGSAADEPAEKFLPEAKRHQLENARAVQKQLERTEKEVGSAQLLVYDSAFVKGEGRAAIVAGNLDTAKHVSVSVPGLNSDVRDYMDNITSDALNLHKAAGKEHGEVATVAWMGYDAPGFQNVASDNAAENGAKLLAADVAGIRASREGNQPHLTVIGHSYGSTTASIAADKNGLQADDLVLIGSPGAGSAKSVKDYDGPLANGHVWSGSASRDFVSWLNGSNLPGDPLGQDPTENLFGAKRFTAEATDRGDKSNFEDHSKYYRAGSESLGNLADIVTGNYGGVDSAKHRYGEHDWFKGNRVIDPETQRPVS
- a CDS encoding LytR/AlgR family response regulator transcription factor; protein product: MTHPLRALLVDDERLARAELREMLTPFPHVKVVGEADSVASALARIDELKPELLFLDVQMPGESGFDLLARLPEPRLEVIFVTAFDAHALRAFEVNALDYLLKPVHPERLARTLARLEDAEKDKPAAAQAPSRHKLTETDMLFLENGAKSRFVRVDQLVCLRGAGDYVELVTVDGTCTLSPRPLKEWETRLPERTFARIHRSALVNLTLVERVDRGLGGGGDVYLRGVESPLPLSRSYAAVLKERFG
- a CDS encoding sensor histidine kinase, whose product is MDSRAASRPSFWPMQFGGWGLYALLLIVTFLPAAASDGRAAHLLIAKGSRAMFGLLLTSLMRLGYQRLFPGGFTRQAAWAMVTSATFGVLWMVLAEVWATWLYDTYNWRTNRMMFARSALDYAVTLLGWSGLYFGIKHARAWQDERERALKADTLAQEARLASLRHQVRPHFLFNALTSVRALIGEDPARAKRMVTEMADFLRFSLQKGDSPHVPLEEELAMVRNYLSIESVRFEEKLDVHVSVMPGTERLSVPAFLIQPLVDNAVKHGLASGKLPVRVRLGVTREQDVLRILVENTGVWAPPAREMGPEGTGTGLRNVRERLAQLYAERARLETSEEEGWVRVRVELPAQEWTPILAEESHDAPAARVAGG
- a CDS encoding pyridoxal phosphate-dependent aminotransferase, with amino-acid sequence MPHPLPTRRALLAGAAAALVVRPELSMAAPAPRKNWSQDPVRLFFNENRYGPCEGALRVMRESLHLSSRYASQDRVDALKRLIAEQEGLTSEHVLLTAGAFEALVLIANEFASGGGGVICPDPSFPIVATYAERAGGKVQRVPLDATMTHDLDALAARVDAGTKLVSVCNPNNPTGTIVDSGRLRAFCEAVAPRATVLVDEVYIQYLEPAPGLSMVDQVRAGKDVIITRSFSKIHGLAGMRVGYALAQPALVKKLSERQMTLPNAVSIEAALASLQDKAFVPRIRKLITDARRITTKALDTVGMKYVPGHANFVWMPLPPELLDLPVRFAPHGFHLTTQPNVPIAADAARLRLTVGTVEEMTAFAALLRSMLGR
- a CDS encoding NAD-dependent epimerase/dehydratase family protein — translated: MKTLVTGASGFLGRNLLEVLGDDAVALVRSPLDTPAQQISGTPMEPDAWLSQAKGTRVVIHAAGMVHHSRHHAEEMVRFNIESSLAMVRAARALDARMVLVSTSGTVGCFPHATIEADEHSLYAEGVVGRWPYYLSKIRAEEQSRKLAKQLGVELTVVRPPVLLGPGDTLGRSTTNVARVLNGRLPFIPAGGIAFTDVRDVAHALARLARRDTWRDTYHLPGTSLSLRTFFERVGEVAGIKVDKPDVPTLVVQGLAKLGSKVPLKKLPDPVVLEMSTCHWGFKTLWSHEELDYQPRAHRQTLSDTVAWLRQSQPRA
- a CDS encoding SDR family oxidoreductase, which gives rise to MSRHVFLTGVTGFVGKVVLEALLHQGVERVTVLVRESKDRQGRVQSATERFAKVAQAACFSRLPAGWTQQVDVVSGDLEQPACGLSATDRDAVRGSVTHVVHCAASVEFDLPLAQATSANIRSALSVLELARECPKVVGMVDVSTAYVSVWRPGPIEERLAHLPKPASELYEAFQVAEGDGREWLTLTGHPNTYTLTKSVAEHLICQRRGHVPVVIVRPSIVSAAHRTPFPAWLDSPAALAGCLLYSGLGVVRAFNADPSVRLDVVPVDVVASEVVRAVFGPMPAEGQPVPIVHATMGVQRALRIDMAAAATIEWFKHRPGVVKAPDMFVGRKDHGFDAADLVRRELPVQLQKAALTVLGQSKALRKLVRADQKVQYLNEGFSYFTHHTFDFVRASALEVPGFEPREYVRVVNEGMYRHLLSRDESQVSFAGPKHDDGRADSTWLKERPAANTTLKVFGYALRKTFRHCTSDVTFDRPSFERAMAQVPPGALVVLAPTHRSYFDFLLTSYLCFQHPELGISMPHIAAAEEFGRIPVVGPILKDSQAFFIKRGVGREVPELGEELRRLTEKNASLMFFIEGQRSRARLMLPPKRGLLRALQNTGRQFVVLPVAISYDRLPEEASLCEELSGKPRPKMTLTGVMSWLGKLARGQVQLGRVHVACGQPQAMGPDTDVRALSHTVMAELQRHTAVSSFHLRAFLAEHPIPGVDEAWLKDAIERRGGRVIASELPVPSPLTPTLAHSLRNQWQNWFAGDVLARQPGNPALETHLSRYRWCATPLAEMGDVRVDAVVKALFEPVVRDYLEATKVSAPCELKAVPVAHRPHLDGVVQALLSLDIVKPSGDDLEWGPNAAQLAQFQQACAWRGEVQS